One segment of Tamandua tetradactyla isolate mTamTet1 chromosome 13, mTamTet1.pri, whole genome shotgun sequence DNA contains the following:
- the UBE2D1 gene encoding ubiquitin-conjugating enzyme E2 D1 isoform X2, producing the protein MTPDSAYQGGVFFLTVHFPTDYPFKPPKIAFTTKIYHPNINSNGSICLDILRSQWSPALTVSKVLLSICSLLCDPNPDDPLVPDIAQIYKSDKEKYNRHAREWTQKYAM; encoded by the exons ATGACT CCTGATAGCGCATATCAAGGTGGAGTCTTCTTTCTCACTGTACATTTTCCGACAGACTATCCTTTTAAACCACcaaag attGCTTTCACAACAAAAATTTACCATCCAAACATAAACAGTAATGGAAGTATTTGTCTCGATATCCTGAGGTCACAATGGTCACCAGCTCTGACTGTATCAAAAG TTTTATTGTCCATATGCTCTTTACTTTGTGATCCTAATCCAGATGACCCTTTAGTACCAGATATTGCACAAATCTATAAATCAGACAAAGAAAA ATATAACAGACATGCAAGAGAATGGACTCAGAAATATGCAATgtaa
- the UBE2D1 gene encoding ubiquitin-conjugating enzyme E2 D1 isoform X1 → MALKRIQKELSDLQRDPPAHCSAGPVGDDLFHWQATIMGPPDSAYQGGVFFLTVHFPTDYPFKPPKIAFTTKIYHPNINSNGSICLDILRSQWSPALTVSKVLLSICSLLCDPNPDDPLVPDIAQIYKSDKEKYNRHAREWTQKYAM, encoded by the exons GAATTGAGTGATCTGCAGCGCGATCCTCCTGCTCACTGTTCAGCGGGCCCTGTGGGAGATGACT TGTTCCACTGGCAAGCAACTATTATGGGGCCT CCTGATAGCGCATATCAAGGTGGAGTCTTCTTTCTCACTGTACATTTTCCGACAGACTATCCTTTTAAACCACcaaag attGCTTTCACAACAAAAATTTACCATCCAAACATAAACAGTAATGGAAGTATTTGTCTCGATATCCTGAGGTCACAATGGTCACCAGCTCTGACTGTATCAAAAG TTTTATTGTCCATATGCTCTTTACTTTGTGATCCTAATCCAGATGACCCTTTAGTACCAGATATTGCACAAATCTATAAATCAGACAAAGAAAA ATATAACAGACATGCAAGAGAATGGACTCAGAAATATGCAATgtaa